Proteins co-encoded in one Haloarcula pelagica genomic window:
- a CDS encoding type B DNA-directed DNA polymerase: MVFTLDYLDDGRVIEWTVTDDGPESRVRTGYTPRFYVAPRTAESDGDVSAVESAYRRHPEVVQTKLVERRPGFRRDREQVLAVDVAHIDRVRPLASNVHEQPETPVGDLACFNVDFSRQFRYCLEEGIDPTPAGSLSTLRLGVPMAERGAESYDQLVVDGETVSAPPGDIVDRVTTAVATIDPDVLLCSTAELVPTLSEMAAEAGRPEFSLSRWPDADYQQLASRSTYASYGRVGHSPARYNVPGRVLIDESNTFFHSETNLDGMIDLVGRSRKPLQELSWASIGNVLTAIQICEADRRDVLTPWNSWRHEFFKPMGTLHDADRGGFIFSPEVGVHENVHELDFASLYPNIICTRNVSPDVIRCDCHSDRADVPEMGYSICDERGYLVDVLEPLISDRREIKAKIEREAAKADPDEARIAELEGRSGAIKWILVSCFGYQGFSNAKFGRIECHEAINAYARDILLTAKQRLEAGGWRVVHGIVDSIWVTPDPDVSEADRQELTTIASELTEEIGIRLEYEAHYDWVAFVPQRTSEAGALTKYFGKVSDAEEFKLRGIEARQRSTPPFIEKVQRDCLERFDATRDPDVVIERLERAIRALQHGAVDPSTLVERNRVSKPREGYTQYTQNVAALERASDQGIAIHPGQDVEYVVVDDAKSSRERVALAHEAPECYDADYYETQLRRAIESVLSPVGWDRDDISDALSDVQTMTIPDYTYASPDWVGTCATDGE; the protein is encoded by the coding sequence GTGGTGTTCACGCTCGATTACCTCGATGATGGGCGCGTCATCGAGTGGACCGTCACCGACGATGGGCCTGAATCACGCGTCCGGACCGGGTACACGCCGCGGTTCTACGTCGCACCGCGGACCGCCGAGTCGGACGGCGACGTGTCGGCGGTCGAGTCGGCGTATCGACGACACCCCGAGGTCGTCCAGACGAAACTCGTCGAGCGACGGCCTGGCTTCCGCCGGGACCGTGAACAGGTCCTAGCCGTCGATGTCGCACATATCGACCGCGTCCGGCCGCTGGCGAGCAACGTCCACGAGCAACCGGAGACGCCGGTGGGCGATCTCGCCTGCTTCAACGTCGATTTCTCCCGGCAGTTCCGCTACTGCCTGGAGGAGGGCATCGACCCCACGCCGGCCGGCTCGCTCTCGACGCTTCGGCTGGGCGTTCCAATGGCCGAGCGTGGCGCGGAATCGTACGACCAGCTCGTCGTCGACGGGGAGACAGTCTCCGCCCCGCCGGGTGACATCGTCGACAGGGTCACAACGGCGGTCGCCACCATCGACCCCGACGTACTGCTCTGCTCGACGGCGGAGCTCGTCCCGACACTGTCCGAGATGGCTGCCGAGGCCGGACGCCCCGAGTTTTCGCTGAGCCGGTGGCCCGATGCCGACTATCAACAGCTCGCCAGTCGGTCGACCTACGCCAGCTACGGCCGTGTCGGGCACTCGCCGGCCCGGTACAACGTGCCCGGCCGGGTGCTCATCGACGAGTCGAACACGTTCTTCCACAGCGAGACCAACTTGGATGGCATGATCGACCTGGTCGGTCGGTCACGGAAGCCACTGCAGGAACTCAGTTGGGCGTCGATCGGGAACGTCCTCACCGCGATCCAGATCTGCGAAGCGGACCGTCGTGACGTGCTGACGCCCTGGAACTCCTGGCGCCACGAATTCTTCAAGCCGATGGGGACGCTCCACGATGCCGACCGCGGCGGGTTCATCTTCTCGCCGGAAGTCGGCGTCCACGAGAACGTCCACGAACTCGACTTCGCGAGTCTCTACCCCAACATCATCTGTACCCGGAACGTCTCGCCGGATGTCATCCGATGTGACTGCCACAGCGACCGGGCCGACGTTCCCGAGATGGGGTATTCGATCTGTGACGAGCGCGGCTACCTCGTCGACGTACTCGAGCCGCTCATCAGCGACCGACGGGAGATCAAGGCCAAAATCGAGCGCGAGGCAGCGAAGGCCGACCCCGACGAGGCCCGGATCGCCGAACTCGAGGGGCGGTCCGGCGCGATCAAGTGGATCCTCGTCTCCTGTTTTGGGTACCAGGGCTTCTCGAACGCGAAGTTCGGGCGGATCGAGTGCCACGAGGCGATCAACGCCTACGCTCGCGACATCCTGCTCACGGCCAAGCAACGGCTGGAAGCCGGTGGCTGGCGCGTCGTCCACGGGATCGTCGATTCAATCTGGGTGACCCCCGACCCGGACGTTTCCGAGGCCGACCGCCAAGAACTCACGACGATCGCGAGCGAACTCACCGAGGAGATCGGCATTCGACTGGAGTACGAGGCCCACTACGACTGGGTAGCCTTTGTCCCACAGCGCACCAGCGAGGCAGGGGCGCTCACGAAGTACTTCGGGAAAGTAAGTGACGCCGAGGAATTCAAGCTCCGGGGAATCGAGGCCCGACAGCGCTCAACACCGCCGTTTATTGAGAAGGTCCAGCGTGACTGTCTCGAACGGTTCGACGCGACGCGGGATCCCGATGTAGTGATCGAGCGCCTAGAGCGGGCGATCCGCGCGCTCCAGCACGGCGCCGTCGACCCGTCCACGCTCGTCGAACGGAATCGTGTCTCGAAACCACGCGAGGGGTACACGCAGTATACACAGAACGTCGCAGCGCTGGAGCGAGCCAGTGACCAGGGGATCGCGATTCATCCCGGCCAGGATGTCGAATACGTCGTCGTCGACGACGCGAAATCCTCCCGCGAACGTGTCGCGCTCGCCCACGAGGCACCGGAGTGCTACGATGCCGACTACTACGAGACGCAGTTGCGCCGGGCGATCGAGAGTGTCCTGTCGCCGGTGGGTTGGGATCGAGACGACATCTCGGACGCCCTCTCGGACGTACAGACGATGACGATTCCAGACTACACGTACGCCTCGCCGGACTGGGTCGGGACCTGTGCGACAGATGGAGAGTGA
- a CDS encoding PIN domain-containing protein — MYVETDFLIVLVKDDDWLQDAAITALEEHDDIHTSILAYAEVLVLFYDREAAEYDIDAPRAITNLLELVPIVPEEHEDAVLAAAAFLDEYDLTPFDALHAGLVTTGEERVLSTEQDYDTVGLDRLPLDPESPD; from the coding sequence GTGTACGTCGAGACCGACTTTCTCATTGTACTGGTGAAAGACGACGACTGGCTACAGGACGCCGCGATCACCGCTCTCGAAGAGCACGACGATATCCATACCTCGATACTCGCGTACGCCGAGGTTCTCGTGTTGTTCTACGACCGCGAAGCCGCCGAATATGATATCGATGCGCCGCGCGCGATCACCAATCTACTCGAACTGGTCCCGATCGTACCGGAAGAGCATGAGGATGCGGTCTTGGCCGCCGCAGCGTTTCTCGACGAGTACGACCTCACTCCGTTCGATGCGCTCCACGCCGGACTCGTCACGACCGGGGAAGAGCGTGTCCTCTCGACCGAGCAGGACTACGACACTGTCGGCCTGGATCGTCTCCCCTTGGATCCTGAATCCCCTGACTGA
- a CDS encoding AbrB/MazE/SpoVT family DNA-binding domain-containing protein, with product MSKSTDERGRIYLPKDVRERFGDQYRIVELPSHVALFPVDEDPLEGLRAAVGDAFAETDAGELKTQAREAISREVRTEAESRTQDSEE from the coding sequence ATGTCCAAGTCAACAGACGAACGCGGACGGATCTACCTCCCGAAAGATGTTCGTGAGCGGTTCGGTGACCAGTATCGAATCGTCGAACTCCCAAGCCATGTCGCGCTCTTCCCCGTCGACGAGGATCCGCTGGAGGGGCTTCGAGCGGCTGTTGGAGATGCCTTTGCAGAGACGGATGCCGGCGAGTTGAAGACACAAGCACGCGAGGCAATCTCACGAGAGGTTCGAACGGAAGCAGAAAGCCGGACACAGGACAGCGAGGAGTAA
- a CDS encoding type IV pilin: MQLKQLFNDDDAVSPVIGVILMVAITVILAAVIASFVLGLGDQTQNATPQASFSFDYQANSNIASNLGTGNVSNTDGNLTITHDGGDSIAADEVYVRGEFDSGASGNWGTNGNWTNAAITSSPGPTSDIRAGNNAKVPVGSAYDIRVIYEAAEGDSSATLGQDTGPDA; this comes from the coding sequence ATGCAGCTCAAGCAACTGTTCAATGACGATGACGCCGTGTCGCCGGTTATCGGCGTCATCCTGATGGTCGCGATTACGGTGATTCTCGCCGCCGTGATTGCATCGTTCGTCCTCGGACTCGGGGACCAGACACAGAATGCTACGCCGCAGGCCAGCTTCTCGTTCGATTACCAAGCGAATAGCAACATCGCCTCTAATCTCGGTACTGGCAACGTCTCGAATACGGACGGCAACCTGACCATTACGCACGACGGGGGTGATTCAATCGCTGCCGACGAAGTGTATGTACGGGGTGAATTTGACTCGGGCGCGAGCGGAAATTGGGGCACGAATGGGAACTGGACGAACGCGGCAATCACCAGCAGTCCCGGCCCGACCAGCGATATCAGGGCGGGCAACAACGCGAAGGTGCCTGTCGGCTCTGCCTATGACATCCGCGTCATCTACGAAGCTGCTGAGGGCGACAGCTCGGCCACACTCGGCCAAGACACCGGTCCCGACGCGTAA
- a CDS encoding RDD family protein has translation MIWHRVGAFFVDSILMGLLWLPVIVAGAALGDIGSLVLMFIGLAVTLVYGFLLEGLYGYTPGKYLLGLVVIKSDGSNCTIGASVLRNLLWIVDSFPTFNLVAMVSILLTDDNQRVGDLVADTVVVKQQ, from the coding sequence GTGATCTGGCACCGGGTCGGAGCATTCTTTGTCGACTCGATCCTCATGGGGCTACTCTGGCTTCCAGTTATCGTCGCCGGGGCAGCCCTCGGCGATATCGGTTCCCTCGTGCTGATGTTCATAGGGCTGGCTGTAACACTCGTGTACGGGTTTCTACTCGAGGGACTGTACGGCTACACGCCGGGGAAATACCTACTTGGATTAGTCGTTATCAAGTCCGACGGTTCAAACTGTACGATTGGCGCGTCAGTACTACGGAACCTGTTATGGATCGTTGACTCATTTCCGACGTTCAATCTCGTCGCAATGGTCTCAATACTGCTTACAGACGACAATCAACGGGTCGGTGACCTCGTTGCGGATACAGTCGTCGTCAAGCAACAGTAA
- a CDS encoding DUF7692 domain-containing protein, whose product MGDVPGSIRIRCGEENAHRYHAVEEAAEFYGCNRSDAVAFACDNVPALVDAIEEVLEREDLTIAQKQEIAAAVSVRGLEFEVDEAVGVDRG is encoded by the coding sequence ATGGGTGACGTTCCAGGGTCGATCCGGATTCGCTGTGGCGAGGAGAACGCGCATCGGTACCATGCCGTCGAAGAGGCCGCCGAGTTCTACGGGTGCAATCGATCGGACGCAGTGGCGTTTGCGTGTGACAACGTGCCCGCGCTGGTCGACGCGATCGAGGAGGTGCTGGAGCGTGAGGATTTGACGATCGCGCAGAAGCAGGAGATTGCGGCAGCTGTGTCCGTGCGTGGGTTAGAGTTCGAGGTCGACGAGGCGGTCGGCGTCGACCGCGGGTGA